A stretch of the Longimicrobium sp. genome encodes the following:
- a CDS encoding carboxypeptidase-like regulatory domain-containing protein produces MTRRALAAAAVALASSAAACLPIPHWETGSPRLVGRVTREDGTPVAGARIAVTHHAEDATCARPTGAATTDAGGRFELPRGRRFEPVVLFFGDWTHGYRVCAGAAPPLGEAYYWNSFASVPRSDSIACVERGGPGRTTVTCATRRDRWRHP; encoded by the coding sequence GTGACGCGGCGCGCGCTCGCCGCCGCGGCCGTGGCGCTGGCGTCCTCGGCGGCGGCGTGCCTTCCCATCCCGCACTGGGAGACGGGCTCGCCGCGGCTGGTGGGCCGGGTCACGCGCGAGGACGGAACGCCCGTGGCCGGCGCGCGGATCGCCGTGACGCACCACGCCGAAGACGCCACCTGCGCGCGGCCGACCGGCGCGGCCACCACCGACGCCGGGGGCCGCTTCGAGCTGCCGCGCGGGCGGCGCTTCGAGCCGGTGGTGCTCTTCTTCGGCGACTGGACCCACGGCTACCGCGTCTGCGCCGGCGCCGCGCCGCCGCTGGGCGAGGCGTACTACTGGAACAGCTTCGCGTCCGTCCCGCGCAGCGACTCCATCGCGTGCGTGGAACGGGGCGGGCCGGGGCGCACGACGGTCACCTGCGCCACGCGGCGCGACCGGTGGCGCCATCCATGA
- a CDS encoding isoprenylcysteine carboxylmethyltransferase family protein, giving the protein MDLLKTLLFTILVPGTVAGYVPAWLRRGEAAEAAPPAWRVAAGVLVFAVGAAVYLRCAWDFATAGRGTPSPTHPPRALVARGLYRWSRNPMYVGVVMVVLGQALGFASRADAVYGALLWAAFHLRVVLVEEPVLRRSFGAAYEGYVARVPRWFGRARPAPEPFRIP; this is encoded by the coding sequence ATGGATCTCCTGAAGACGCTGCTGTTCACCATCCTGGTCCCCGGCACCGTCGCCGGCTACGTCCCCGCGTGGCTGCGGCGCGGCGAGGCCGCCGAGGCCGCGCCGCCGGCGTGGCGGGTCGCGGCCGGCGTGCTGGTGTTCGCCGTGGGCGCGGCGGTGTACCTGCGCTGCGCGTGGGACTTCGCCACCGCGGGCCGGGGAACGCCGTCGCCGACGCACCCGCCGCGGGCGCTGGTGGCGCGCGGGCTGTACCGCTGGTCGCGCAACCCCATGTACGTGGGGGTGGTGATGGTGGTGCTCGGGCAGGCGCTGGGGTTCGCGTCGCGGGCCGACGCGGTGTACGGCGCGCTGCTCTGGGCGGCGTTCCATCTCCGCGTGGTGCTGGTGGAGGAGCCGGTGCTGCGCCGGTCGTTCGGCGCGGCGTACGAGGGATACGTGGCCCGCGTGCCGCGCTGGTTCGGCCGCGCGCGCCCGGCGCCGGAGCCGTTCCGGATTCCGTGA
- a CDS encoding DUF305 domain-containing protein: MTRPHTRSLAAAALLAAGMAAAMPAAAQEHHHDTPQAAPVARPDTARWTAADVHFMSSMIGHHAQAIVMSRLAPTHGASASVQTLAARIINAQQDEIATMQQWLRDRGQPVPDPAAPMHMEMGGMQHEMLMPGMLTDAQMAELEHATGSEFDRLFLTFMIQHHRGATQMVQQLFGSWGAGQDETVFKFASDVNVDQTTEIDRMQRMLASVVFGAPAP, from the coding sequence ATGACCCGACCGCACACCCGTTCGCTCGCCGCCGCGGCGCTGCTCGCCGCCGGCATGGCCGCCGCGATGCCCGCGGCCGCGCAGGAGCACCATCACGACACGCCGCAGGCGGCGCCCGTCGCGCGGCCCGACACGGCGCGCTGGACCGCGGCCGACGTGCACTTCATGTCGTCGATGATCGGCCACCACGCGCAGGCCATCGTCATGTCGCGCCTGGCGCCCACGCACGGCGCCAGCGCCTCGGTGCAGACGCTGGCGGCGCGCATCATCAACGCGCAGCAGGACGAGATCGCGACGATGCAGCAGTGGCTGCGCGACCGCGGCCAGCCGGTGCCGGACCCCGCCGCGCCCATGCACATGGAGATGGGCGGCATGCAGCACGAGATGCTGATGCCGGGAATGCTGACCGACGCGCAGATGGCCGAGCTGGAGCATGCCACGGGAAGCGAGTTCGACCGGCTGTTCCTGACCTTCATGATCCAGCACCACCGCGGCGCCACGCAGATGGTGCAGCAGCTGTTCGGCTCGTGGGGCGCCGGGCAGGACGAGACGGTGTTCAAGTTCGCCAGCGACGTGAACGTAGACCAGACCACCGAGATCGACCGGATGCAGCGGATGCTGGCCTCCGTCGTCTTCGGGGCGCCCGCGCCGTGA